One window from the genome of Magnolia sinica isolate HGM2019 chromosome 4, MsV1, whole genome shotgun sequence encodes:
- the LOC131244232 gene encoding CAAX prenyl protease 1 homolog — protein MVLMYIFETYLDIRQHASLKLPILPKPLVGVVSQEKVENSQAFSLDKSNFHFIHGAVTILMDTTILFFGVLPWFWKRSGDFLVHMGLNSENEILHTLAFLGGVMIWSRV, from the exons ATGGTCTTGATGTACATCTTTGAGACATATCTGGATATACGGCAACATGCATCTCTAAAGCTGCCAATTCTTCCTAAACCTTTGGTTGGAGTGGTCAGTCAAGAAAAAGTTGAGAATTCTCAAGCATTTAGTCTTGATAAAAG CAACTTCCACTTTATTCATGGGGCTGTAACCATACTAATGGATACCACAATTTTGTTCTTTGGTGTGCTGCCATGGTTTTGGAAG AGATCTGGAGACTTTCTGGTGCACATGGGCCTTAATTCAGAGAATGAAATACTTCACACCCTTGCATTCTTAGGAGGTGTTATGATTTGGTCACGGGTGTGA